The DNA segment TGCAAACAACTAGAGTAAGAGGACACACGCAGTAATGTCTTTGTCCGGTCGTCGGCGAACACACTCACGTAGTCGCCTCGAACGATGCAGTTTACGAGGAATCGCAGGAACTCGTCTTGTTCAGCCACATCGCCTGCGTGTTCAAGCTCGGTGGACAAGTCTCGCCCAAGAACGACAGTCCACTCGATCTTGTCGAGAAGTTCCATAGCAGCGGGCTTACTCATCGGGTAGCGAACACGAGCAAAGTGTCAGTAAGAACTTGTAAACTACAGCGTTAAATATTTACAAGCGTGCAAACAACGTCAAATGCGTGAGCGCTTGAGCACATGGACTCTTGGCTAGGGCTAGAACACGGCATGGCGCGTGATGGAAATTCGGCCTACAGATTGCCTAAAGGCCTAAAGTAACTAAAGTGGTCTCTGTAATGCAGCGCATTTGTTCAGCAATATAAATACAAAAATTATAATTCTGTTATTTATAAAGGTATTTACACATAATATTTACAATGTAACTCGGTAAAATTAAAGTACAAAAATGAAGTCTCAGAGGCCGCGCTTTTGTTTACAGTTTGCGTGAAAAGCCATCATTTGTCTGCCTTTTTGTTTCATTATTTGGTTTTATTTTTAAACCTTCAATATTTTGCATTATAGCGTGTTGCTCTTGTTCAAGTTACACAGCGTTTGGGTTGTTCATGTTTCTAAATTTGGCAGCTTTTTGCAGCAAGTCTGTGCACCCTGTTAGAGTCGTGCAGTGAAGAAAACATTACAGTTGAGCAAATCATGTGCGCTGAGAACTGCCCGTGGCCGTGGTTAACATGTTTATGCGTATAAATCCTAAAGCGTAAGTTACGGCAAGACAATATTTGTGTGTGTTCTGCCACATTCTGCTCCCGCGCCTATTCACGAGTGCACAACAGCCGCCAGCGCAAGATGGAATGGACTCGCGAGTCGTAAGCGTGTCTTGATATCCGCAAAAGCGTCAACCCACGTGTCTCTGGCTGCCTGCAGCCTGCTGGGCAGTCGTACTTCGTGAATCTGGCGCGATGGCACCTGTCAACGGAAACACCGGGAAGCGAATCGGTTGGAGTTCCAAAAAACTGAAGCGCATGGAGTCCAAGAAGAAAAAGATCGAAGCTTTCTTGCAATTGTGCGGAGACAAGTCATCAGCCAGCGTGGAATCGGCCATCGCAACCAAGCAGCGCCAAAACTCGCATCCTTCAGATCCGGTCAAGGCAGTCAGCGATGCACTGGTGCAGGTTCGAGCCCGGAAGCGAGCTGGTGCGTGGCAAGAAATGCCAAAGTTTTTCCTCACCGACGAAGGCCACCAAGCTGCTTGGTCGTGGCCTGAAACGGATGACACTACCGCCAAAAACAATTCCGAGGACGCCGTGGAATCCAAGACCGCCTTGTACCTTCAAGACATCCAAGCCCTGCTACTCGTGGGCCTGATGGGACAGAGGACTCCGATCCTGACGCGTTGGTGTCGATACCTGCGGAACCAGCAAACCAGCCATATCGTCGTCATCACCGTGAGTGGACTGACGGCTGACGGGCTTAGCGCGAGTGCCGAACAGTTTACGAAGCTCAGGAACGCCTTTCCCGACGGCGGCGTTCGTGTGATTCCCTCAGCGTGTTACGGCGCCACGACCGAATCCGAACTGACGCAAGTGCCGATCAGCCTCAACTGCAGCACGAAACTGCGCTGCTACTTTGGCTCCCTTGAGGCAGCCGAGGCTGCTGGCGCGGTCTATAGATGCTACGGTGCGTTCGTGCCCATTAGGAGGCACGGCgacaaagcgaccgccgcggaagGTGACCAACCAAGTACTCCCAAGACCAGCGACCTCACGGCTGCCGACCCGCCACCACAAGATCTGACGCTAGCAGTGCGGGGCAAGAATACCGACGAAGAAGCGAAGAACACAAGCGTTCAGCCGCCCGTTGGTAATAAGCTGCCTGAAAAGCCTCCCGCGAGAGAAGCGACGCAGAGCGAATACGAAGACATGCTCGCTTTTGAAGTGCCCCGTACGTTTTTTCTGCTGAGCCCCGTTCAGATGCTGACGGAAGGCTATCCACTGATCAGAGCAAACAACACGAGGGACTACGTCTATACGAAGAAGTTCTACACACCCGTAAGCCATAAGTAAGTATGGTTTGTGTGCCGTAGTGCGGAACACTGTAATAAAACTGAAGGCCTATTCGTTACTGCTATATCGGCATCGGTTTTAATGTGTGCTTCCGGTTCTGTGTTTCGGTAATGCCTGAACTTCTGGGCTGTCATGGGAACTCCTGTTTACCTTTTATTTTCCTATAGCAAGCATGTACTCGCATCAAGGTGTTTATGCGCATAAGGGAAATGCTGAACAATGGGACAAGAAAGACAGCACTGTGAACACTTATACCGAACTACAagaacattattttttttaagtatGTTGTGAGCTAGCAATGTATGGTTCTTGATGAACATTAGGACGTATAAAGAATGATTTAGAGATTACTCACTCAAAGTCGTGAAAAACTTATATCTATAAACCCATGAAAGACCATAATCTTTTTATAACTGTTTATATATATGGTGTCAGCTTGTAATGAATGGTGCAGTGTACTGTCTAGTCGTATGAAGTGCTGTGCTCCATGCCTCGTGAGTGCCCCTAGGCCTAGCCCCCAGATTAAAAAATAGTAAATTTAGCCAATGTTTCAAGAtaacaatagaaaaagaaagtttGTACAGGCAAAATTATCCCTGGCTTTGTGTACTCCCCCTTtataaatatatttcttgagttgcCAAGCTCTTAACTGCACTAAAGCCCACATTTGGCTGTCCCGCAATATCTAGCTCTTATCACGTCCAGAATGCTTCATTTGGAATGTTTCATTATCAACATCATCAGCCtggctacgcccactgcagggcaaaggactctcatgtttcgccaatcaacccggtgctgtgcttgctgtggccacgttctacccgcaaacttcttaatctcgtctgcccacctaactttctgcctccccctcacgcacttgccatctcttggaatccattcgGTTACTCGTAATGACCAGTGGGTTACcttgccttctcgctacatgAAATGCCCTTGCCCATttgttcttcttgatttcaagtaATGTTTGAACGGAATATTTGGATGTATGTAAATCTCTAACTGCAGCTTCCAATCCTTATCTCTTTGCAGCTCCCGCATGTTTGGGTTGGATTGCGAGATGTGCTTGACGACAGCCAAAGTCAACGAGCTCACCCGAGTCACCTTGGTCGACGAAGACGAAAAAGTGCTGCTCGACGAAC comes from the Rhipicephalus sanguineus isolate Rsan-2018 chromosome 6, BIME_Rsan_1.4, whole genome shotgun sequence genome and includes:
- the LOC119396474 gene encoding uncharacterized protein LOC119396474 translates to MAPVNGNTGKRIGWSSKKLKRMESKKKKIEAFLQLCGDKSSASVESAIATKQRQNSHPSDPVKAVSDALVQVRARKRAGAWQEMPKFFLTDEGHQAAWSWPETDDTTAKNNSEDAVESKTALYLQDIQALLLVGLMGQRTPILTRWCRYLRNQQTSHIVVITVSGLTADGLSASAEQFTKLRNAFPDGGVRVIPSACYGATTESELTQVPISLNCSTKLRCYFGSLEAAEAAGAVYRCYGAFVPIRRHGDKATAAEGDQPSTPKTSDLTAADPPPQDLTLAVRGKNTDEEAKNTSVQPPVGNKLPEKPPAREATQSEYEDMLAFEVPRTFFLLSPVQMLTEGYPLIRANNTRDYVYTKKFYTPVSHNSRMFGLDCEMCLTTAKVNELTRVTLVDEDEKVLLDELVKPRNKIINYLTQYSGITKEMLDPVWTRIEHVQKAISDLLPSDAILVGQSLNFDLHALHMIHPYVIDSSVIYNVTGNRRNKTKLKTLTSLFLGEEIQTGTDGHCSAEDATASLRLVKHRLKQGLFYGDSVLQEMQQQIISRALEEYDKKPLELYVYDEDEMLDQSTSKVSKKGRNEYEPFRVYAYDEAEFGSASATGMSTKKREPRGKKRGALTTLAKCREQLQTDFRGAVSNLFYYLHKRENRKKVHLVGTKAVLDKYPKFVLKATPHTEANSNSEVARNVRSLMETNEIVMAGLQAQDSSGQLTEEMAAEVDKLLGKIYRNCRKACLFVVFLEGTVDVDTQVSQHGLCFVKIKEAEKRPVKED